A stretch of Spirosoma oryzicola DNA encodes these proteins:
- a CDS encoding 4Fe-4S dicluster domain-containing protein, with amino-acid sequence MEIFQQILFVVALVATAWYITKRVRLIARAINLGRPENRFDHADERLKTMLLVAFGQKKMFANPLVGVMHFVIYAGFIIINIEILEIILDGILGTHRLFAPYITPVYPILIDVFEVLAFGVLVVCVVFLCRRFIARVSRLQAERHRELRGWPVSDATIILVAEIVLMVAFLTWNASDSVLRDRGVGHYGELQGVVPDFLISQYLKPLFAGFSDTALVAYERTAWWLHILGILAFAVYVTYSKHLHIALGFPNVYFSDLQPKGEMQNMPEITKEVQLALGLPVTTGADGSQVNDNGEQPAEVGRFGAKDVQDLKWINLMNAYSCTECGRCTAACPASITGKKLSPRKIMMDTRDRMEDIQRGWQTHGNDYQDDKSLLGDYITAEELNACTTCQACVNACPININPLDIILQLRRYRVMEESQAPASWNAMFSNIENNMAPWKFSPSDRFNWADQVNEVK; translated from the coding sequence ATGGAAATTTTTCAGCAGATTTTATTCGTCGTGGCCCTAGTAGCTACGGCATGGTACATAACCAAACGCGTTCGGCTTATCGCACGAGCCATTAATTTAGGTCGTCCGGAGAACCGATTCGATCATGCTGACGAGCGATTGAAGACGATGCTGTTAGTTGCGTTTGGACAGAAAAAGATGTTCGCAAATCCATTGGTGGGTGTCATGCACTTTGTCATCTACGCCGGATTTATTATCATCAATATTGAAATCCTGGAAATTATCCTGGACGGCATCTTAGGCACGCACCGATTGTTTGCGCCGTACATTACGCCGGTTTATCCCATCCTGATTGATGTGTTTGAAGTGCTTGCATTTGGCGTTCTGGTGGTTTGCGTTGTCTTTTTATGTCGCCGGTTTATTGCCCGCGTTAGTCGGTTGCAGGCCGAGCGTCACCGCGAGTTACGAGGTTGGCCTGTTTCGGACGCAACCATTATTCTCGTTGCCGAGATTGTACTAATGGTCGCCTTTCTTACCTGGAATGCGTCGGATAGCGTCCTGCGCGATCGGGGTGTCGGTCATTACGGTGAGCTGCAAGGTGTCGTCCCTGATTTTCTAATTAGTCAGTATCTCAAACCGCTATTTGCGGGTTTTAGCGATACCGCTTTGGTTGCTTACGAACGTACTGCCTGGTGGTTGCATATCCTGGGCATTCTGGCTTTTGCCGTATATGTCACCTACTCGAAACACTTGCATATCGCTTTGGGCTTTCCCAACGTGTATTTCTCCGATTTACAACCAAAAGGAGAAATGCAGAATATGCCTGAAATCACCAAAGAAGTACAGCTTGCTTTAGGCTTACCGGTTACAACGGGTGCAGATGGATCGCAAGTAAACGACAATGGTGAGCAACCGGCAGAAGTCGGTCGATTTGGTGCGAAAGACGTGCAGGACCTGAAATGGATCAACCTCATGAATGCTTACAGCTGTACGGAGTGTGGTCGCTGCACAGCCGCCTGTCCGGCTAGTATCACCGGCAAAAAACTTTCTCCCCGGAAGATTATGATGGATACCCGCGATCGGATGGAAGATATTCAGCGGGGCTGGCAAACGCACGGAAACGACTACCAGGATGATAAGTCGCTGTTGGGGGATTATATCACCGCCGAAGAATTGAACGCCTGTACGACCTGCCAGGCGTGCGTAAACGCTTGTCCGATCAACATTAATCCGCTGGATATTATTCTTCAGTTACGGCGTTACCGGGTCATGGAAGAATCGCAGGCGCCCGCTTCCTGGAACGCGATGTTCAGCAATATCGAAAATAACATGGCTCCCTGGAAATTTTCGCCAAGCGACCGGTTTAACTGGGCCGATCAGGTTAATGAAGTTAAATAG
- a CDS encoding (Fe-S)-binding protein, producing the protein MTQEVKTYTVPTMADMAASGDEPEILFWVGCAGSFDDRYKRVTIAFVRILNHVGIKFAVLGPEEACTGDPARRAGNEFLFQMQAMANIQVLNGYNIKKIVTACPHCFNTLKNEYPELGGNYEVIHHSQFLQGLINEGRVRVKDGESFKGRRITFHDSCYLGRANKIYEAPRDVLAALDADLVEMKRVRANGLCCGAGGGQYFKEPEPGTKDVNVERVEEALGTGADTIAVACPFCMTMMSDGVKNKNREDSVRVYDISELIAQGQGL; encoded by the coding sequence ATGACACAGGAAGTAAAAACATATACAGTACCGACAATGGCCGACATGGCCGCGTCGGGCGATGAACCGGAAATTCTGTTTTGGGTTGGCTGCGCTGGCTCATTCGATGATCGCTATAAACGTGTGACCATTGCCTTCGTTCGCATTCTAAACCACGTAGGTATCAAATTTGCCGTTCTGGGACCGGAGGAAGCCTGTACGGGTGACCCAGCGCGTCGGGCGGGAAACGAGTTTTTGTTTCAGATGCAGGCTATGGCGAATATTCAGGTGTTGAATGGCTACAACATCAAGAAGATCGTAACGGCTTGTCCGCATTGTTTCAATACGCTCAAGAACGAGTATCCAGAACTGGGCGGAAACTACGAGGTTATTCACCATTCGCAGTTCTTACAAGGGCTAATCAACGAAGGGCGTGTACGCGTTAAAGATGGTGAGTCGTTTAAAGGACGGCGGATAACCTTTCATGATTCCTGTTACCTGGGTCGGGCGAATAAAATCTATGAAGCGCCCCGCGATGTGTTAGCCGCCCTGGATGCCGATCTGGTCGAGATGAAACGCGTACGGGCCAACGGACTCTGCTGCGGCGCTGGTGGCGGGCAATACTTTAAAGAACCGGAACCTGGTACCAAAGATGTGAACGTCGAGCGGGTAGAGGAGGCTCTGGGCACCGGTGCCGATACGATTGCAGTAGCTTGCCCATTTTGCATGACGATGATGTCAGACGGGGTTAAAAATAAGAATCGGGAGGACTCGGTTCGAGTGTACGACATTTCGGAACTCATCGCGCAGGGACAAGGGTTGTAA
- a CDS encoding sigma-70 family RNA polymerase sigma factor, which yields MATIQEVMSDTPTRDDDQLLPDGDPTEQPSADTPARGYTDEQKYRIFNKEFMPHIDSMYNFAFRLTTDEDDANDLVQDTYLKAFRFISSFEQGTNAKAWLFRILKNSFINDYRKKSKEPAKVDYQDVETTYNSEDAETEHTVDLRAESVSDLIGDEVATALNSLPVDFRTVIILCDIEGFTYEEMAKILDIPIGTVRSRLHRARNLLKEKLRDYASSMGYNEENDE from the coding sequence ATGGCGACCATACAAGAAGTTATGTCAGATACGCCAACTCGCGACGACGACCAATTGCTACCCGACGGCGATCCAACTGAACAGCCCTCGGCCGATACTCCTGCTCGTGGATATACCGATGAGCAGAAATATCGAATTTTCAACAAGGAGTTCATGCCGCACATTGACTCCATGTACAATTTTGCTTTTCGCCTGACAACCGACGAGGACGATGCTAACGATCTCGTGCAGGATACTTACTTAAAAGCGTTTCGGTTTATTTCGTCTTTTGAACAAGGAACTAACGCTAAAGCATGGCTGTTTCGGATTTTGAAGAACAGCTTCATCAACGATTACCGGAAGAAAAGCAAAGAGCCCGCCAAGGTTGATTACCAGGATGTAGAAACCACCTACAATTCTGAAGATGCCGAAACCGAGCACACTGTTGATCTACGGGCGGAGTCAGTTTCTGATCTGATCGGTGATGAAGTGGCAACAGCATTAAATTCGTTGCCGGTAGATTTTCGGACCGTAATTATCCTTTGCGATATCGAAGGATTTACCTACGAGGAAATGGCTAAGATTTTAGACATTCCGATTGGTACAGTTCGATCCCGATTACACCGTGCTCGTAACCTGTTGAAAGAAAAATTGCGGGATTACGCATCTTCAATGGGTTATAATGAAGAAAATGACGAATAA